The proteins below come from a single Gordonia sp. X0973 genomic window:
- a CDS encoding universal stress protein has protein sequence MNLNSFSDSTGTPDAKPSDADIVVGWDRTPAARAALREGLALAALTHAHLHVAHIADDSDLGIDPDSPTWEEQTRAISDANAKWVRSALADTPYGWTYYSARGSAAAVLGAVAAKSGADTVVIGAHRHGVAALLSRLTRRPLVEDLTDRGLVVVVVPAAK, from the coding sequence GTGAACCTGAACTCGTTCTCCGACAGCACCGGTACCCCCGACGCGAAGCCGTCCGACGCCGACATCGTCGTCGGCTGGGACCGCACCCCGGCCGCGCGGGCCGCGTTGCGCGAAGGCCTCGCCTTGGCCGCGCTCACCCACGCCCATCTCCACGTCGCCCACATCGCCGACGACTCCGACCTCGGCATCGACCCGGACTCCCCCACCTGGGAGGAGCAGACCAGGGCGATCAGCGACGCCAACGCGAAGTGGGTGCGCAGCGCACTCGCCGACACCCCCTACGGGTGGACCTACTACAGCGCCCGCGGAAGCGCCGCCGCCGTGCTGGGGGCGGTGGCCGCGAAGTCGGGGGCCGACACGGTCGTGATCGGGGCGCACCGGCACGGGGTCGCCGCGCTGTTGTCGCGGCTCACCCGACGGCCGCTCGTCGAGGATCTCACCGACCGCGGGCTCGTGGTCGTGGTGGTGCCGGCGGCGAAGTAG
- a CDS encoding CrcB family protein has product MPLSPAVLRDAPGLVLVFVGGMIGTAIRLHLEQAFPAASGQWPMTTFLVNFSGALVLAALLEFLASSSRLPEEASRRLRLFGGTGICGGFTTYSTFAGEQVNLIRDGHFPIALGYGAATLIVGAIGTIAGLAIGARLASRRSLGEPTVVDPDTSDPEVTR; this is encoded by the coding sequence ATGCCCCTGTCCCCCGCAGTCCTGCGTGACGCGCCCGGTTTGGTGCTGGTGTTCGTCGGCGGCATGATCGGCACCGCGATACGGCTACACCTCGAGCAGGCGTTCCCGGCAGCCTCCGGCCAGTGGCCGATGACGACCTTCCTGGTGAACTTCTCCGGCGCGCTCGTCTTGGCCGCGCTGCTGGAGTTCCTCGCCTCGTCGTCGCGGTTGCCCGAAGAAGCGAGCCGCCGACTGCGCCTGTTCGGCGGCACCGGCATCTGCGGCGGCTTCACCACCTACAGCACCTTCGCCGGCGAGCAGGTGAATCTGATCCGCGACGGCCACTTCCCGATCGCCCTCGGCTACGGCGCCGCGACGCTGATCGTCGGCGCGATCGGGACGATCGCCGGATTGGCCATCGGGGCGCGCCTGGCGAGTCGCCGGTCACTGGGCGAACCCACCGTCGTCGACCCCGATACTTCCGATCCGGAGGTGACCCGATGA
- a CDS encoding CrcB family protein: MSSWTIAAYAAGGAGAVARYVFDAQFKAWVTTRLPVATILINIVGSALLGLVTGFVVFAGAPSTLSLVAGTGFCGGFTTFSTASFETVALARRDDNTLALVNAVGTWVLTVLACAAGMWVAWAIHRI, from the coding sequence ATGAGCAGCTGGACGATCGCCGCCTATGCCGCGGGCGGCGCCGGCGCGGTGGCGCGCTACGTCTTCGACGCACAATTCAAGGCGTGGGTGACGACGCGGCTACCCGTCGCGACGATCCTCATCAACATCGTCGGCTCGGCCCTGCTCGGACTCGTGACCGGGTTCGTCGTCTTCGCCGGCGCCCCGTCGACCTTGTCGTTGGTCGCCGGCACCGGCTTCTGCGGCGGCTTCACGACGTTCAGCACCGCGAGCTTTGAGACCGTCGCCCTCGCCAGGCGCGACGACAACACCCTCGCCCTCGTCAACGCTGTTGGAACATGGGTGTTGACCGTGCTCGCATGCGCCGCCGGAATGTGGGTCGCGTGGGCGATCCACCGGATCTAG